One Strix uralensis isolate ZFMK-TIS-50842 chromosome 9, bStrUra1, whole genome shotgun sequence DNA segment encodes these proteins:
- the ETV5 gene encoding ETS translocation variant 5, with product MDGFYDQQVPFMGPGKSCAEEGRGRPGSDRKRKFLETDLAHDSEELFQDLSQLQEAWLAEAQVPDDEQFVPDFQSDNLVLHAPPPAKIKRELHSPSSELSSCSHEQALCPGYGDKCLYNCCAYDRKPPAGFKPLTPPTTPVSPAHQGSALPPPGPPVQAAAHGAAPAAHPLQEQRQQTFAVPRPPHPPMHMPKMMSENQYPTEHRFQRQLSEPCHPFPPQPGVPGDSRPVYHRQLSEPLGPTTPRPPQGFKQEYHDPLYEHSGPGLPGPPGHGFQPPMGIKQEPRDYCIDSEVPNCQSSYLRGGVFPSSHDGFSYEKDTRLYFDDTCVVPERLEGKVKQEPTLYREGPPYQRRGSLQLWQFLVTLLDDPANAHFIAWTGRGMEFKLIEPEEVARRWGIQKNRPAMNYDKLSRSLRYYYEKGIMQKVAGERYVYKFVCDPDALFSMAYPDNQRPFLKTEPDCPVPEEETVPLTHFEDSPAYLLEMDPCGSLPYAEGFAY from the exons ATGGACGGCTTCTACGACCAGCAGGTTCCCTTCATGGGCCCCGGG AAGTCCTGCGCAGAGGAGGGCCGAGGCCGGCCGGGGTCCGACAGGAAAAGGAAGTTTTTAGAGACCGACCTGGCCCACGACTCGGAAG AGCTCTTCCAGGATCTCAGCCAGCTCCAAGAGGCCTGGCTAGCTGAAG ctCAGGTCCCTGATGACGAACAATTTGTCCCAGATTTCCAGTCTGACAACT TGGTCCTGCATGCCCCACCTCCGGCAAAGATCAAGCGGGAGCTGCACAGCCCTTCCTCGGAGCTGTCGTCCTGCAGCCACGAGCAGGCTCTCTGCCCCGGCTACGGGGACAAGTGCCTCTACAACTGCTG TGCCTATGACAGGAAGCCCCCCGCCGGGTTCAAGCCATTAACGCCACCCACCACACCGGTGTCCCCCGCGCACCAGGGATCGGCCCTGCCGCCGCCGGGCCCACccgtgcaggcagctgcccatggggcggccccggccgcgcACCCgctgcaggagcagaggcagcagaccTTCGCCGTGCCGAGGCCACCTCACCCGCCTATGCACATGCCAAAGATGATGTCTGAAAACCAATACCCCACAGAACACAG gtTTCAGAGGCAGCTGTCTGAGCCCTGCCACCCCTTCCCGCCGCAGCCCGGGGTGCCGGGGGACAGCCGCCCTGTCTACCACCGGCAGCTGTCGGAGCCCCTCGgccccaccaccccccgcccccctcaGGGATTCAAGCAGGAGTACCATGACCCGCTCTACGAGCACAGTGGCCCCGGCCTGCCTGGCCCCCCTGGCCATGGCTTCCAGCCCCCCATGGGCATCAAGCAGGAGCCCCGGGACTACTGCATCGACTCAG AAGTGCCTAACTGCCAGTCCTCATACCTGAGGGGGGGCGTCTTCCCCAGCAGCCATGACG GATTTTCATATGAAAAGGACACACGATTGTATTTTGATGACACGTGCGTGGTACCGGAGAGGTTGGAGG GTAAAGTGAAGCAGGAGCCCACCCTGTACCGTGAGGGACCTCCCTACCAGCGGCGCGGgtccctgcagctctggcagTTCCTGGTCACCCTCCTGGATGACCCCGCCAACGCCCACTTCATCGCCTGGACCGGCCGGGGCATGGAGTTCAAGCTGATTGAGCCTGAGGAG GTAGCGCGGCGCTGGGGCATCCAGAAGAACCGCCCAGCCATGAACTACGACAAGCTCAGCCGCTCCCTGCGCTACTACTACGAGAAGGGCATCATGCAGAAG gtGGCTGGCGAGCGGTACGTCTATAAGTTCGTCTGTGACCCCGACGCCCTCTTCTCCATGGCCTACCCTGACAACCAGCGTCCCTTCCTGAAGACGGAGCCCGACTGCCCGGTGCCCGAGGAGGAGACAGTGCCGCTGACGCACTTCGAGGACAGCCCGGCGTACCTCCTGGAGATGGATCCCTGCGGCAGCCTTCCCTACGCGGAGGGCTTCGCTTACTGA